Proteins encoded by one window of Pseudonocardia sp. HH130629-09:
- a CDS encoding DedA family protein, translated as MTPAGLLGVDGLDGVLGLVQRPDGPTLGVTLAVLFLGVLVEGPVVSVVAGSLAGAGLLDWWVVWLVAFAADVVADSVIYVLGRGGRRPAIAPLLVRLGLTERRWEVLRAKVGGSPGRMVLGAKLVDVGAIPAFLAIGLAGVSYRRFVAWVVPLTAVRSALLVGIGWVVGGRFAAELADRPWIIVAVGLGVGLVLVAGRALWVRATTSRKENACAS; from the coding sequence GTGACCCCGGCCGGTCTGCTCGGTGTGGACGGTCTGGACGGCGTCCTGGGCCTGGTCCAGCGGCCCGACGGGCCCACGCTCGGGGTGACGCTCGCTGTGCTCTTCCTCGGTGTGCTGGTGGAGGGCCCGGTGGTCAGCGTCGTCGCGGGCTCGCTCGCGGGGGCCGGGCTGCTCGACTGGTGGGTGGTGTGGCTGGTCGCCTTCGCCGCCGACGTCGTCGCCGACAGCGTCATCTACGTCCTCGGCCGCGGCGGGCGCCGCCCGGCGATCGCTCCGCTGCTGGTCCGGCTCGGTCTGACCGAGCGCCGCTGGGAGGTCCTCCGCGCGAAGGTGGGGGGCAGTCCGGGCCGGATGGTGCTGGGCGCGAAACTGGTCGACGTCGGCGCGATCCCTGCGTTCCTGGCCATCGGCCTGGCCGGGGTGTCGTACCGGCGGTTCGTGGCCTGGGTGGTCCCGCTGACGGCGGTGCGTTCGGCGCTGCTGGTCGGGATCGGCTGGGTGGTCGGGGGCCGGTTCGCCGCGGAGCTGGCCGACCGGCCGTGGATCATCGTGGCGGTGGGACTGGGCGTGGGCCTGGTGCTCGTGGCCGGGCGCGCGCTGTGGGTGCGTGCCACGACCTCGCGGAAGGAGAACGCGTGCGCGTCCTGA
- a CDS encoding maltokinase N-terminal cap-like domain-containing protein — protein sequence MRPSGASEDLTTLPGLLRDWLPGRRWFAEKGRPLTGVAVAARHPLPTAEGVTRLEVLVLAVSFADGPDRHYQLLLARSPHAPVGAAPIGDHDGQVLYDGLHDPAVTALLLRLVAEGATVGALSFVPEPGAVLPLSETGRVVDAEQSNTSVRWGERSILKVYRRLSPGLNPDLELHRALRAAGSTSVAALQGGIEGVLDGAPATFALLQEFAAGSHDGWERATAAVRDRVDFTGEARALGEALADVHVALRAELGTTEADPRELAAYWTRRCTEIADQVPVLAPHVPAIRAVYDEVAALGAPVVVQRVHGDLHLGQTLRRPDGHWLIIDFEGEPAASPQERRAPDSAVRDVVGMLFSFDYAAFHHLLTRSDTPEAGLGSDTAEARLAHDWSAANRDAFCAGYAARAGEDPRAHAALLRAYELDKAVYQVLYETRSRPTWLPIPLTAIERGTSA from the coding sequence GTGCGGCCGAGCGGAGCATCCGAGGACCTGACGACGCTCCCGGGCCTGTTGCGCGACTGGCTGCCCGGGCGTCGCTGGTTCGCCGAGAAGGGGCGCCCGCTGACCGGCGTCGCCGTCGCGGCACGGCACCCGCTGCCCACCGCGGAGGGCGTCACCCGGCTCGAGGTGCTGGTCCTCGCGGTGTCCTTCGCCGACGGCCCGGACCGGCACTACCAGCTGCTGCTGGCCCGTTCCCCGCACGCCCCGGTGGGGGCCGCACCGATCGGCGACCACGACGGGCAGGTCCTCTACGACGGCCTGCACGACCCGGCCGTCACCGCGCTGCTGCTGCGGCTGGTCGCCGAGGGCGCGACCGTCGGCGCCCTGTCGTTCGTCCCCGAGCCGGGCGCCGTCCTGCCGCTGTCCGAGACCGGCCGCGTCGTCGACGCCGAGCAGTCCAACACCTCGGTCCGCTGGGGCGAGCGCTCCATCCTCAAGGTCTACCGGCGCCTGTCGCCGGGCCTGAACCCCGACCTGGAGCTGCACCGGGCGCTGCGCGCGGCCGGGTCGACCTCGGTCGCGGCGCTGCAGGGCGGGATCGAGGGCGTCCTCGACGGTGCGCCCGCCACCTTCGCGCTGCTGCAGGAGTTCGCCGCCGGCTCCCACGACGGGTGGGAGCGGGCCACCGCGGCCGTGCGCGACCGGGTCGACTTCACCGGCGAGGCCCGCGCGCTCGGCGAGGCACTCGCCGACGTGCACGTCGCGCTCCGGGCCGAGCTCGGGACCACCGAGGCCGACCCGCGTGAGCTGGCGGCGTACTGGACCCGGCGGTGCACCGAGATCGCCGACCAGGTGCCCGTGCTCGCCCCGCACGTGCCCGCCATCCGCGCCGTCTACGACGAAGTCGCCGCGCTGGGCGCGCCCGTCGTCGTGCAGCGGGTGCACGGCGACCTGCACCTCGGCCAGACCCTGCGCCGCCCGGACGGCCACTGGCTGATCATCGACTTCGAGGGCGAGCCCGCCGCCTCCCCACAGGAGCGGCGCGCGCCGGACTCCGCGGTGCGCGACGTCGTCGGGATGCTGTTCTCCTTCGACTACGCAGCCTTCCACCACCTGCTGACCCGGTCCGACACGCCCGAGGCAGGTCTCGGTTCGGACACTGCCGAGGCGCGCCTGGCTCACGACTGGTCGGCCGCGAACCGCGACGCGTTCTGCGCGGGCTACGCCGCCCGCGCCGGTGAGGACCCGCGCGCGCACGCCGCGCTGCTGCGGGCCTACGAGCTGGACAAGGCCGTCTACCAGGTGCTCTACGAGACCCGCAGCCGCCCGACGTGGCTGCCGATCCCGCTCACCGCCATCGAGCGCGGCACGTCCGCGTAG
- a CDS encoding tetratricopeptide repeat protein → MSRPDPRQAAQRAAISSAMAGAVDLSGLKARADAANRPAPSGGAGGGPPAPGGGGSSWVVDATEQGFQVEVLEPSLQVPVVVELWASRYPREEQLSAELERLASTGGGAWRLARVDIDTQPRVAQAFGVQQVPMLVVLVGGQPVDAVNGAIPEDRADEWVKSLLDALRDRMPAIAEGERRAAAAGSDEPVEEPEDPRFTAAEDALEQGDYAAAEAAYTAILDSEPANEQAKAALAQVRFLARAEQADPSSIARADAAPDDVDAQLAAADAELAADRVEAAFTRLVDTVARTAGEDRDRARGHLVGLFELFQADDPRVATARRALARALF, encoded by the coding sequence GTGTCTCGCCCAGATCCTCGTCAGGCGGCCCAGCGTGCGGCGATCTCCTCGGCCATGGCCGGGGCGGTCGACCTCTCCGGGCTGAAGGCCCGTGCCGATGCGGCGAACCGGCCCGCCCCGTCCGGCGGTGCCGGGGGCGGTCCGCCCGCGCCCGGCGGGGGCGGGAGCTCCTGGGTCGTCGATGCGACCGAGCAGGGCTTCCAGGTCGAGGTCCTCGAGCCGTCCCTCCAGGTGCCGGTCGTCGTCGAGCTGTGGGCCAGCCGCTACCCGCGCGAGGAGCAGCTGTCGGCCGAGCTGGAGCGCCTCGCCTCGACCGGCGGCGGCGCGTGGCGCCTGGCCCGGGTCGACATCGACACCCAGCCCCGGGTGGCCCAGGCCTTCGGCGTGCAGCAGGTGCCGATGCTGGTCGTGCTCGTCGGCGGTCAGCCCGTCGACGCGGTCAACGGCGCCATCCCCGAGGACCGCGCCGACGAGTGGGTGAAGTCCCTGCTCGACGCGCTGCGCGACCGGATGCCCGCCATCGCCGAGGGCGAGCGCCGGGCGGCCGCGGCCGGTTCGGACGAGCCCGTCGAGGAGCCCGAGGACCCGCGTTTCACCGCCGCCGAGGACGCCCTGGAGCAGGGCGACTACGCCGCCGCCGAGGCCGCCTACACCGCGATCCTCGACAGCGAGCCCGCCAACGAGCAGGCGAAGGCGGCGCTGGCGCAGGTCCGCTTCCTCGCCCGCGCCGAGCAGGCCGACCCGTCGTCGATCGCGCGGGCCGACGCCGCACCCGACGACGTCGACGCCCAGCTCGCCGCGGCCGACGCCGAGCTGGCCGCCGACCGGGTCGAGGCCGCCTTCACCCGGCTGGTCGACACCGTCGCCCGGACCGCGGGCGAGGATCGTGACCGGGCCCGCGGGCACCTCGTCGGGCTCTTCGAGCTCTTCCAGGCCGACGACCCGCGGGTCGCCACGGCCCGGCGCGCGCTCGCCCGCGCCCTGTTCTGA
- the glgB gene encoding 1,4-alpha-glucan branching protein GlgB, with protein sequence MTSEETRATRSETDACAPDPATTDRLLGGAHHDPHSVLGAHPHVDGTVVRVLRPHAVSVAVLPNGDRAQACELTRVHDAGLFSGLVPGSGGDYRLLVTYGDGAGGTTEQTVDDPYRWLPTLGDMDLHLIGEGRHERLWDVLGAHVRDHETPSGPVAGTSFAVWAPNARGVRVTGDFDGWAGWALPMRSLGSSGVWELFLPGVGVGDRYKFRILGPDGRWRDKADPMAFATEIPPRTASVVTRDVHEWSDDAWMAARAQVRPHEEPMSIYEMHLGSWVPGLDYREIAERLVAYLDTTGFTHVELLPVAEHPFGGSWGYQVTSYFAPTSRFGTPDDFRYFVDRLHQAGYGVIVDWVPAHFPRDEWALARFDGTACYEHADPRRGEQPDWGTLVFDFGRNEVRNFLVANALYWLESFHIDGLRVDAVASMLYLDYSRADGQWLPNVHGGRENLDAVAFLQEMNATVYREHPGVVTIAEESTAWPGVTRPTYMGGLGFGLKWNMGWMHDTLDYTGRDPIHRSYHHNQMTFSLMYAFSENYVLPISHDEVVHGKGSLWTRMPGDDWNKAAGVRALLAYMWAHPGKQLLFMGGEFGQPREWSEQRSLDWHLQSDDPLHGGITRLVADLNRTYRAQSALWSRDTTPDGFAWIDANDAQGNVFSFLRHGVDAEGRATVLACVANFSGAPREDYRVGLPSAGNWTEVVNTDASAYGGSGVGNLGRVRAEQVMWHGQPASAVLRLPPSGVLWLVPEDTGGPVLSVPAQEAAPAATVPPPLPATALPDEPEDTDIEAPATPDDDLQVVVTPADLVDPGPDDAEDAPDAGPVSTSVAPAPGTVGVRAVRTGSFVNGSSGTGTSDTGTTAGD encoded by the coding sequence GTGACCTCCGAGGAGACCCGAGCGACCCGCTCCGAGACCGATGCGTGCGCACCGGACCCGGCGACGACCGACCGGCTCCTGGGCGGTGCCCACCACGACCCCCACTCGGTCCTCGGCGCGCATCCGCACGTCGACGGCACCGTGGTCCGTGTCCTGCGGCCGCACGCCGTCTCGGTGGCGGTGCTGCCGAACGGTGACCGCGCGCAGGCCTGCGAGCTGACGAGGGTGCACGACGCCGGACTGTTCTCCGGCCTCGTCCCCGGCTCCGGCGGCGACTACCGGCTGCTCGTGACCTACGGCGACGGCGCCGGCGGCACGACCGAGCAGACGGTCGACGACCCGTACCGCTGGCTGCCGACGCTCGGTGACATGGACCTGCACCTCATCGGCGAGGGACGGCACGAACGACTGTGGGACGTCCTCGGCGCACACGTCCGGGACCACGAGACCCCGTCCGGCCCGGTCGCCGGGACCAGCTTCGCCGTCTGGGCCCCGAACGCCCGCGGTGTGCGGGTCACCGGCGACTTCGACGGCTGGGCAGGCTGGGCGCTGCCGATGCGCTCACTGGGCAGCTCCGGGGTCTGGGAGCTGTTCCTCCCCGGCGTCGGTGTCGGCGACCGCTACAAGTTCCGCATCCTGGGCCCCGACGGCCGGTGGCGTGACAAGGCCGACCCGATGGCCTTCGCCACCGAGATCCCGCCGCGGACGGCGTCGGTCGTGACCCGCGACGTCCACGAGTGGAGCGACGACGCGTGGATGGCCGCCCGCGCGCAGGTCCGCCCGCACGAGGAGCCGATGAGCATCTACGAGATGCACCTCGGCTCCTGGGTGCCGGGTCTGGACTATCGCGAGATCGCCGAGCGGCTGGTGGCCTACCTGGACACCACCGGGTTCACCCACGTCGAGCTGCTGCCCGTGGCCGAGCACCCGTTCGGCGGGTCGTGGGGCTACCAGGTGACGTCGTACTTCGCCCCGACCTCGCGGTTCGGCACGCCCGACGACTTCCGGTACTTCGTCGACCGGCTGCACCAGGCGGGCTACGGCGTGATCGTCGACTGGGTTCCCGCGCACTTCCCGCGCGACGAGTGGGCGCTGGCCCGGTTCGACGGCACCGCCTGCTACGAGCACGCCGACCCGCGCCGCGGCGAGCAGCCCGACTGGGGCACGCTCGTGTTCGACTTCGGCCGCAACGAGGTGCGCAACTTCCTCGTCGCGAACGCGCTGTACTGGCTGGAGTCCTTCCACATCGACGGCCTGCGGGTCGACGCGGTCGCCTCGATGCTCTACCTGGACTACTCCCGTGCCGACGGCCAGTGGCTGCCGAACGTCCACGGTGGCCGGGAGAACCTCGACGCGGTCGCGTTCCTGCAGGAGATGAACGCGACCGTCTACCGGGAGCACCCGGGCGTCGTGACGATCGCCGAGGAGTCCACCGCCTGGCCGGGCGTCACCCGGCCCACCTACATGGGCGGTCTCGGGTTCGGGCTCAAGTGGAACATGGGTTGGATGCACGACACGCTCGACTACACCGGGCGCGACCCCATCCACCGCAGCTACCACCACAACCAGATGACGTTCTCGCTGATGTACGCGTTCAGCGAGAACTACGTGCTGCCGATCAGCCACGACGAGGTCGTGCACGGCAAGGGGTCGCTGTGGACCCGGATGCCCGGCGACGACTGGAACAAGGCCGCCGGGGTCCGTGCGCTGCTGGCCTACATGTGGGCGCACCCGGGCAAGCAGCTGCTCTTCATGGGCGGTGAGTTCGGGCAGCCGCGCGAGTGGTCCGAGCAGCGGTCGCTGGACTGGCACCTGCAGAGCGACGACCCGCTGCACGGCGGGATCACCAGGCTCGTCGCGGACCTGAACCGGACCTACCGCGCGCAGTCCGCGCTGTGGTCGCGCGACACCACCCCGGACGGTTTCGCCTGGATCGACGCCAACGACGCGCAGGGCAACGTGTTCTCGTTCCTGCGCCACGGCGTCGACGCCGAGGGCCGTGCCACCGTGCTGGCCTGCGTCGCGAACTTCTCCGGTGCCCCGCGTGAGGACTACCGGGTGGGGCTGCCGTCCGCCGGGAACTGGACCGAGGTCGTCAACACCGACGCGTCGGCCTACGGCGGGTCCGGGGTGGGCAACCTGGGCCGGGTGCGCGCCGAGCAGGTCATGTGGCACGGCCAGCCCGCGTCGGCGGTGCTACGGCTGCCGCCGTCGGGGGTGCTGTGGCTGGTGCCGGAGGACACCGGTGGCCCGGTGCTGTCCGTCCCGGCGCAGGAGGCCGCCCCGGCCGCGACGGTCCCGCCGCCGCTGCCGGCCACCGCGCTGCCCGACGAGCCGGAGGACACCGACATCGAGGCACCGGCGACCCCGGACGACGACCTGCAGGTCGTCGTCACGCCCGCCGACCTCGTCGACCCGGGGCCGGACGACGCCGAGGACGCCCCGGACGCCGGTCCGGTCTCCACCTCGGTCGCGCCCGCACCCGGCACCGTCGGTGTCCGGGCGGTGCGCACCGGCTCGTTCGTCAACGGGAGCTCCGGCACGGGCACCTCGGACACGGGGACCACCGCGGGCGACTGA
- a CDS encoding glycosyltransferase, with translation MRVLIGADTWAPDVNGASYAGQRLAAELAARGHEVHVVAPARALRSVPPRRVGPLTEHRVRSFRVPKPPGFRLCPPPGLRQSCRAILRRVRPDVVHVQSHMVLGRMLLTAAADLGVPSMATTHMIPENIIPAISFLHLPESGLKKLFWWDAVRVLSRAGLVTAPTPLAASMAEQGGVPGPVLPVSNGLDLARFRPDTTGRGPAFRARHGIPQDVPLVGFVGRLDREKHVDELVRATALLRAGAVPGAQLVVVGEGEERARLGALVHDRHLERAVTFTGRLTDDEIPDVYPALDVFGNAGTAELQSLVTLEAMATGKPVVAVDAGALPHLARPGENGWRYPHGDVAALADRLARVLGDPDGAAALGAASLRIASEHSLAATVDTFEELYRTKARPVVPVRAFRSGRRARRHADTRR, from the coding sequence GTGCGCGTCCTGATCGGGGCCGACACCTGGGCACCGGACGTCAACGGGGCCAGCTACGCCGGACAGCGGCTGGCCGCCGAGCTCGCCGCGCGCGGGCACGAGGTCCACGTCGTCGCACCGGCCCGCGCCCTGCGCAGCGTGCCGCCGCGCCGGGTGGGACCGTTGACCGAGCACCGGGTCCGCTCCTTCCGGGTCCCCAAGCCGCCGGGTTTCCGACTCTGCCCGCCGCCCGGGCTGCGGCAGAGCTGCCGGGCGATCCTGCGCCGGGTCCGCCCGGACGTCGTGCACGTGCAAAGCCACATGGTGCTGGGCCGGATGCTGCTCACCGCGGCCGCCGACCTCGGCGTCCCGTCGATGGCGACCACGCACATGATCCCGGAGAACATCATCCCGGCGATCAGCTTCCTGCACCTGCCCGAGTCCGGGCTCAAGAAGCTCTTCTGGTGGGATGCGGTGCGCGTGCTCAGCCGGGCCGGGCTGGTCACCGCCCCGACCCCGCTGGCCGCGTCGATGGCCGAGCAGGGCGGTGTCCCCGGACCGGTGCTGCCGGTCTCCAACGGGCTGGACCTGGCCCGCTTCCGGCCCGACACCACCGGCCGCGGGCCGGCGTTCCGGGCCCGGCACGGCATCCCGCAGGACGTACCGCTGGTCGGCTTCGTCGGGCGGCTGGACCGGGAGAAGCACGTCGACGAGCTGGTCCGCGCGACTGCGCTGCTGCGGGCCGGCGCGGTGCCAGGGGCGCAGCTGGTCGTCGTCGGGGAGGGCGAGGAGCGGGCTCGGCTGGGCGCCCTGGTCCATGACCGGCACCTGGAGCGGGCGGTCACCTTCACCGGCCGGCTCACCGACGACGAGATCCCCGACGTCTACCCGGCCCTGGACGTGTTCGGCAATGCCGGCACCGCCGAGCTGCAGAGCCTGGTCACGCTGGAGGCGATGGCGACCGGGAAGCCGGTCGTCGCCGTCGACGCGGGTGCGCTGCCGCACCTGGCCCGCCCCGGCGAGAACGGCTGGCGCTACCCGCACGGCGACGTCGCCGCGCTCGCCGACCGGCTGGCACGGGTCCTCGGCGACCCCGACGGTGCCGCCGCCCTGGGCGCGGCGAGCCTGCGGATCGCGTCCGAGCACTCGCTGGCGGCCACGGTGGACACCTTCGAGGAGCTGTACCGGACGAAGGCCCGCCCGGTCGTCCCGGTGCGTGCGTTCCGCTCGGGGCGCCGCGCCCGCCGGCACGCGGACACCCGGCGGTGA
- a CDS encoding glycosyltransferase family 87 protein, translating into MTVAAPAGTPAPRWAARDRVHRLARPVAPVVAVAALVTATLLFVLGGPPLLRWIPATDIARMHVDFDTFRASAYALLQHGPGSAAIYDTGARLHNLNPPLLSVLLAPLALLSPVTGYRLLTALSVLLVVASVLLVCRELRLGRRWTTGALLVVLASSPLHGTLLLGQIYPLLLAGLTAGWVAEQRGHPLLAAVCYGVTVALKPSLAPVLLLPAVQARRRPFLAGIAAAAVATLVGVAVAGWPTAFQWLTMALAEPVGPTPDNASLPGQALRWGIPTVVGTLVGAAIVVGTLVHLGRRTRRYGPDPAAGTDPGGTALFAVLATGLLAAPIAWHNYLLLLLPGLLALAASGRAGDTRRRVVVAIGCVAVVPVSWSDLWADGGWATPLGRALYTAVLLVTWWSLLRPAVGPVPGGPVRTADEPSRAPA; encoded by the coding sequence GTGACCGTCGCCGCTCCTGCCGGGACGCCGGCTCCGCGGTGGGCGGCGCGTGACCGCGTGCACCGTCTCGCGCGGCCGGTGGCGCCGGTCGTCGCCGTCGCCGCGCTGGTGACAGCGACGCTGCTGTTCGTGCTGGGCGGCCCGCCGCTGCTGCGCTGGATCCCGGCGACCGACATCGCGCGGATGCACGTCGACTTCGACACCTTCCGGGCCTCGGCGTACGCGCTGCTCCAGCACGGTCCGGGCAGCGCCGCGATCTACGACACCGGCGCCCGGCTGCACAACCTCAACCCGCCGCTGCTGTCGGTGCTGCTCGCGCCGCTGGCCCTGCTCAGCCCGGTCACCGGCTACCGGCTGCTGACGGCACTGTCGGTGCTGCTCGTCGTCGCGTCGGTCCTGCTGGTCTGCCGGGAGCTGCGGCTCGGCCGTCGGTGGACGACCGGTGCGCTCCTGGTGGTGCTGGCGTCGTCGCCGCTGCACGGCACGCTGCTGCTGGGCCAGATCTACCCGCTGCTGCTGGCTGGGCTGACCGCGGGCTGGGTCGCCGAACAGCGCGGGCACCCACTGCTGGCCGCCGTCTGCTACGGCGTGACGGTCGCCCTCAAGCCCTCGCTCGCGCCGGTGCTGCTGCTCCCCGCGGTGCAGGCCCGTCGGCGGCCGTTCCTGGCCGGGATCGCCGCCGCGGCGGTCGCGACGCTGGTCGGCGTCGCCGTCGCCGGGTGGCCGACGGCGTTCCAGTGGCTGACGATGGCGCTGGCCGAGCCGGTCGGCCCCACCCCGGACAACGCGTCCCTGCCGGGCCAGGCGCTCCGCTGGGGGATCCCGACCGTCGTCGGCACCCTGGTGGGCGCGGCGATCGTGGTCGGCACGCTCGTCCACCTCGGGCGGCGCACCCGCCGGTACGGCCCCGACCCGGCCGCGGGCACCGACCCGGGTGGGACGGCGCTGTTCGCCGTGCTCGCCACCGGTCTGCTGGCGGCGCCGATCGCCTGGCACAACTACCTGCTGCTGCTCCTGCCCGGGCTTCTGGCGCTCGCCGCGTCCGGCCGGGCGGGGGACACCCGCCGCCGGGTCGTCGTCGCGATCGGGTGTGTCGCCGTCGTCCCGGTGAGCTGGTCCGACCTGTGGGCCGACGGCGGCTGGGCGACCCCGCTCGGACGGGCGCTCTACACGGCGGTGCTCCTGGTGACCTGGTGGTCCCTGCTGCGCCCGGCCGTCGGACCGGTGCCCGGCGGTCCCGTCCGCACTGCGGACGAGCCGTCCCGCGCACCGGCCTGA
- a CDS encoding alpha/beta fold hydrolase gives MTATLTPALERPVDGARTVVHTFGAPDGAPVLALHGLRGSHHGLAPLASRLTGYRVVVPDMPGFGASPPFTDRVHDVDGYARWASALLADLGPDTVLLGHSFGSIVAAAVCAAAATTPRALVLVNPIAEPASGAGGITGLGTAATALLHEGAARLGLDGVLRHRLLADAATVSMTTTRDPLLRHWISDEHRAHFGTFATTASLLECFRAAGSGSVRPWAPRITVPTLLLAGARDRVAPPAGQHALAAAFADARLVLLPRTGHLVHYEAPAWAAREIRGFLQR, from the coding sequence GTGACCGCAACGCTCACGCCCGCCCTCGAGCGCCCGGTCGACGGTGCCCGCACCGTCGTGCACACCTTCGGCGCCCCGGACGGGGCGCCGGTGCTGGCGCTGCACGGGCTGCGCGGCAGCCACCACGGGCTCGCGCCGCTGGCCTCGCGGCTGACCGGGTACCGCGTCGTCGTGCCGGACATGCCCGGGTTCGGGGCGTCGCCGCCGTTCACCGACCGCGTCCACGACGTCGACGGCTACGCCCGATGGGCCTCGGCGCTGCTCGCCGACCTCGGCCCGGACACGGTGCTGCTGGGGCACTCGTTCGGGTCGATCGTCGCCGCGGCCGTCTGCGCCGCGGCCGCGACCACCCCCCGGGCCCTGGTGCTGGTCAACCCGATCGCCGAGCCCGCCTCGGGTGCCGGCGGCATCACCGGCCTCGGGACGGCGGCCACCGCGCTGCTCCACGAGGGCGCCGCCCGGCTCGGCCTCGACGGCGTGCTGCGCCACCGGCTGCTCGCCGACGCCGCGACCGTCTCGATGACCACCACCCGCGACCCGCTGCTGCGGCACTGGATCTCCGACGAGCACCGCGCCCACTTCGGCACCTTCGCCACGACGGCGTCGCTGCTCGAGTGCTTCCGCGCCGCCGGTTCCGGATCGGTGCGGCCGTGGGCGCCCCGCATCACGGTGCCGACGCTGCTGCTGGCAGGGGCCCGCGACCGGGTCGCCCCGCCGGCCGGGCAGCACGCGCTCGCCGCCGCCTTCGCCGACGCCCGGCTGGTCCTGCTGCCCCGCACCGGCCACCTCGTGCACTACGAGGCCCCGGCGTGGGCGGCCCGGGAGATACGGGGTTTCCTGCAGCGGTGA
- a CDS encoding glycosyltransferase family 4 protein, giving the protein MRVLVDCRYIRPGRPDGIGRYTTGLVRALDRITPVELLVSDPRQRDGLPDRPAHTLPSPTGAGEPLVARRVNRIIAGTSDAGGTDGTAGSPDAVVFSPMQTMGTLGRRYAVVLTVHDLIYYRHPAPPPWLPAPVRAVWRAYHLSWWPQRLLLAGADAVACVSAATAALVAEHRLSRREVAVVPDATDFHLPPGTPARSRPSGNRIVYAGSFMPYKDVATLARAAARLPDHQLHLVSPVPPGVRTELERLAAPARPVFHDGVDDDGYRALLDGATALVSASRDEGFGLPVLEAMARGCPVVVTDIPAFREVAGDAGVFVAPGDDAGFAAAVRGLDTTWTQRSDAVRARAAEQTWDDAAVALQAVLERALRRHRRRRGRD; this is encoded by the coding sequence GTGAGGGTGCTCGTCGACTGCCGCTACATCCGTCCCGGACGCCCGGACGGCATCGGCCGCTACACCACCGGACTGGTCCGCGCGCTGGACCGGATCACCCCGGTGGAGCTGCTGGTGTCCGACCCGCGCCAGCGCGACGGGCTGCCCGACCGGCCCGCGCACACCCTGCCGTCGCCGACCGGGGCCGGGGAGCCGCTGGTCGCGCGGCGGGTGAACCGGATCATCGCCGGGACGTCCGACGCCGGCGGCACCGACGGCACCGCAGGGTCACCCGATGCGGTCGTCTTCAGTCCGATGCAGACGATGGGCACGCTGGGCCGCCGCTACGCGGTCGTGCTGACCGTGCACGACCTCATCTACTACCGGCACCCGGCGCCGCCGCCGTGGCTGCCCGCGCCGGTGCGGGCGGTGTGGCGGGCCTACCACCTGTCGTGGTGGCCGCAGCGGCTGCTGCTGGCCGGCGCCGACGCCGTCGCGTGCGTCTCCGCCGCGACCGCGGCCCTGGTCGCGGAGCACCGGCTGTCGCGCCGGGAGGTCGCCGTCGTCCCCGACGCCACCGACTTCCACCTGCCGCCCGGCACGCCGGCGCGGTCCCGCCCGTCGGGGAACCGGATCGTCTACGCCGGGTCGTTCATGCCCTACAAGGACGTCGCGACCCTGGCCAGGGCCGCGGCCCGGCTGCCCGACCACCAGCTCCACCTGGTCTCCCCCGTCCCGCCGGGGGTGCGCACGGAGCTGGAGCGGCTCGCCGCACCGGCCCGGCCGGTGTTCCACGACGGCGTCGACGACGACGGCTACCGCGCCCTGCTCGACGGCGCCACCGCGCTGGTCTCCGCCTCCCGCGACGAGGGGTTCGGGCTCCCGGTGCTGGAGGCCATGGCGCGGGGCTGCCCGGTCGTGGTCACCGACATCCCGGCCTTCCGCGAGGTCGCCGGCGACGCCGGGGTGTTCGTCGCACCGGGTGACGACGCCGGGTTCGCCGCCGCCGTGCGCGGGCTGGACACGACGTGGACGCAGCGCTCCGACGCGGTGCGCGCCCGCGCGGCCGAGCAGACGTGGGACGACGCCGCCGTCGCGCTGCAGGCGGTCCTCGAACGGGCACTGCGGCGCCACCGGCGACGGCGCGGTCGGGACTGA